From the genome of Pelomonas sp. SE-A7, one region includes:
- a CDS encoding Tat pathway signal sequence domain protein yields the protein MSELTRRGFFMSSAAALPLAPLAASSTASEAAPATGDPSSLRWLDAEPPALQLGQTLGLPWPRGRVKDRKQDFLLRDGQGQVLPLQSWPLAYWPDGSLKWTAHAMPAGVPLGQGLKVEPGTPAAPKQAVVVKEEADTVSIDTGLIRAVLPRSGEQLIRSIERGGKQILRACHLIAQTDDQPDSESGAVRQTQFRSAIRKLTVEQRGPVRAVVKIEGEHKSQGRGWLPFSVRLYFYAGAESVRVMHTFVFDGDEHKDFLRGIGLRFEVPMRDALHDRHVRIAGENGGLWAEGVRNLTGLRRDPGAAVRAAQLAGQACPPLEQWGAQVRKLHHRIPAWGDYSLGQLSADGFQIRKRTKAGHGWIPAAWGHRAPGSGYIGGASGGVVFGLRDFWQRHPTQLDIRNAVGEAAEVTVWMHSPEAPAMDLRFYHDGLGMETHEQELEGLEVTYEDYEKGFGTPLGIARSSEITLWAVEATPTRERQVEMAKAVQTPPQLVASPERLLQAGVFGRLWSLPDRSTPARARIEDKLDFLFGFYAKEVEQRHWYGFWDYGDIRHTYDSDRHEWRYDVGGFAWDNSELSPDLWLWYAFLRSGRADIFRFAEAMVRHTSEVDIYHAGRFQGLGTRHNVQHWGCSAKQVRISTSAYRRFYYYLTADERVGDVMRELLEVDRKLNEVDPIRKITAKPPKGDYPSRIGFGTDWCSLVANWLTEWERTGSNRWRSKILRGMEGIAGMPYGFFSASPAGYEPEGGNEGALHNINGKAVAASHLNAVFGAVEILAELVELIEVPAFQQAWLQYCELYNAGKEEQARVLGAAHGGSPVLSVGHSRLTAFAARKKGDKTLAARAWREFLGDDRFGAKPTKTQRIAGPAVLNPVDEAAWVSTNDTAQWGLAAIQNLALVGEHLPG from the coding sequence ATGTCTGAATTGACCCGCCGCGGCTTCTTCATGAGCAGTGCCGCCGCCCTGCCGCTAGCGCCGCTGGCCGCTTCCTCAACGGCTTCCGAGGCGGCACCTGCCACCGGCGACCCTTCGAGCTTGCGCTGGCTGGACGCCGAACCGCCCGCTTTGCAGCTGGGCCAGACCCTGGGCCTGCCCTGGCCGCGCGGTCGGGTCAAGGACCGCAAGCAGGACTTCCTGCTGCGCGATGGGCAGGGCCAGGTCTTGCCCCTGCAGAGCTGGCCACTGGCCTACTGGCCGGACGGTTCGCTCAAGTGGACCGCCCACGCCATGCCGGCCGGCGTGCCGCTGGGCCAGGGCCTGAAGGTCGAGCCGGGAACGCCCGCCGCGCCCAAGCAGGCCGTGGTCGTCAAGGAAGAAGCCGACACGGTCAGCATAGACACCGGCCTGATACGCGCCGTGCTGCCGCGCAGCGGCGAGCAGCTGATCCGCAGCATCGAGCGCGGCGGCAAGCAGATCCTGCGGGCCTGTCATTTGATCGCCCAGACCGACGACCAGCCCGACAGCGAGTCCGGCGCCGTTCGCCAGACCCAGTTCAGGAGCGCGATCCGCAAGCTCACGGTCGAGCAGCGCGGGCCGGTGCGGGCCGTCGTCAAGATCGAAGGCGAGCACAAGTCCCAAGGCCGCGGCTGGCTGCCGTTCAGCGTGCGGCTGTACTTCTATGCCGGCGCCGAGTCGGTGCGGGTGATGCACACCTTCGTCTTCGATGGCGACGAGCACAAGGACTTCCTGCGCGGCATTGGCCTGCGCTTCGAGGTTCCCATGCGCGACGCCTTGCACGACCGCCATGTGCGCATTGCCGGCGAGAACGGAGGCTTGTGGGCCGAGGGCGTGCGCAACCTCACCGGCCTGCGCCGCGACCCCGGCGCCGCGGTGCGCGCCGCCCAGCTGGCCGGCCAGGCCTGCCCGCCGCTGGAGCAATGGGGCGCCCAGGTGCGCAAGCTGCACCACCGCATCCCGGCCTGGGGAGACTATTCCTTGGGCCAGCTGTCGGCCGACGGCTTCCAGATCAGGAAGCGCACCAAGGCCGGCCATGGCTGGATTCCGGCGGCCTGGGGCCATCGCGCGCCGGGCAGTGGCTACATAGGCGGCGCCAGCGGCGGCGTGGTCTTCGGCCTGCGCGACTTCTGGCAGCGCCATCCGACCCAGCTGGACATCCGCAACGCCGTCGGCGAGGCGGCCGAGGTCACGGTCTGGATGCATTCGCCCGAGGCGCCGGCCATGGACCTGCGCTTCTATCACGACGGCCTGGGCATGGAGACCCATGAGCAGGAGCTCGAAGGCCTCGAGGTGACCTACGAGGACTACGAGAAGGGCTTCGGCACGCCGCTGGGCATCGCCCGCTCCAGCGAGATCACGCTCTGGGCCGTCGAGGCCACCCCGACGCGCGAGCGGCAGGTCGAGATGGCCAAGGCCGTGCAGACCCCGCCGCAGCTGGTGGCCTCGCCCGAGCGGCTGCTGCAGGCCGGCGTGTTCGGCAGGCTCTGGAGCCTGCCCGACCGTTCGACGCCGGCCCGCGCCAGGATCGAGGACAAGCTGGATTTCCTGTTCGGCTTCTATGCCAAGGAGGTCGAGCAGCGCCACTGGTACGGCTTCTGGGACTACGGCGACATCCGCCACACCTACGACAGCGACCGCCATGAATGGCGCTACGACGTGGGTGGCTTTGCCTGGGACAACTCCGAGCTCTCGCCCGACCTCTGGCTCTGGTATGCCTTCCTGCGCAGCGGCCGCGCCGACATCTTCCGGTTCGCCGAGGCCATGGTGCGCCACACCAGCGAGGTGGACATCTACCATGCGGGCCGCTTCCAGGGCCTGGGCACGCGGCACAACGTGCAGCACTGGGGTTGCAGCGCCAAGCAGGTGCGCATCTCCACCTCGGCCTATCGGCGCTTCTACTACTACCTGACCGCCGACGAGCGGGTCGGCGACGTGATGCGCGAGCTGCTGGAGGTGGACCGCAAGCTCAACGAGGTGGACCCGATCCGCAAGATCACCGCCAAGCCGCCCAAGGGCGACTACCCCTCGCGCATAGGCTTCGGCACCGACTGGTGCTCGCTGGTGGCCAACTGGCTGACCGAGTGGGAGCGCACCGGCAGCAATCGCTGGCGCAGCAAGATCCTGCGCGGCATGGAAGGCATTGCCGGCATGCCCTACGGCTTCTTCAGCGCCAGCCCGGCCGGCTACGAGCCCGAAGGCGGTAACGAGGGCGCGCTGCACAACATCAATGGCAAGGCGGTCGCAGCCAGCCATCTGAACGCGGTGTTCGGCGCGGTCGAGATTCTGGCCGAGCTGGTCGAACTGATCGAGGTGCCCGCCTTCCAGCAGGCCTGGCTGCAGTACTGCGAGCTCTACAACGCCGGCAAGGAGGAGCAGGCCCGCGTGCTGGGCGCTGCCCATGGCGGCAGCCCGGTGCTGAGCGTGGGCCATTCGCGGCTCACCGCCTTTGCCGCTCGCAAGAAGGGCGACAAGACCTTGGCCGCGCGCGCCTGGCGCGAGTTCCTGGGCGACGATCGCTTTGGCGCCAAGCCGACCAAGACGCAGCGCATCGCCGGTCCGGCCGTCTTGAATCCTGTGGACGAGGCGGCCTGGGTCAGCACCAACGACACGGCGCAATGGGGCCTGGCGGCGATACAGAACCTGGCCCTGGTGGGCGAGCACCTGCCGGGCTGA
- a CDS encoding rhamnogalacturonan acetylesterase: MAAEAPRAFCFATPCAAADVRITPELVYSKERGHGYEASAPRNAAGQPFFFSVDLTEGNYRVTATLGGEQASDTTVKAELRRLMLDAVQLPAGGRGERSFIVNVRTPRIPAVSSVAEGVVALKAPRETVEEAWAWDGRLSLEINGPAPALRRLLIEKVELPTVFLLGDSTVADQSQEPYASWGQMLTALFKPTVAVANHAESGETYRDSLARRRLDKILSALKPGDTVLLQFGHNDQKQQRDGSGNASTYQAELRRHVQAVRERGGVPVVMSSMERRGFDEQGRIKPSLIEYANAAREVAVEMKAAFIDLNAMSKTMYESLGVERTQLAHPMNSGKLDNTHHNNYGSYQLARLVALGLKQAGVPVAAQLRDDLGSIDPAKPPAPESFRIAPSPGFTNLRPLGD, translated from the coding sequence ATGGCGGCTGAAGCGCCGCGCGCCTTCTGCTTCGCCACGCCCTGCGCGGCCGCTGATGTTCGGATCACGCCCGAGCTGGTCTACAGCAAGGAACGCGGCCATGGCTACGAAGCCAGTGCCCCGCGCAATGCGGCGGGCCAGCCTTTCTTCTTCTCGGTCGATCTGACTGAAGGCAATTACCGCGTCACGGCGACGCTGGGCGGCGAGCAGGCCAGCGACACCACGGTCAAGGCCGAGCTGCGCCGGCTGATGCTGGACGCTGTGCAGTTGCCGGCCGGCGGCCGCGGCGAGCGCAGCTTCATCGTCAACGTCCGCACGCCGCGGATTCCGGCGGTCAGCAGCGTCGCCGAGGGCGTGGTCGCGCTGAAGGCGCCGCGCGAGACGGTGGAGGAAGCCTGGGCCTGGGACGGCCGGCTGTCGCTGGAGATCAACGGCCCGGCCCCGGCCCTGCGCCGCCTCTTGATCGAAAAGGTCGAGCTGCCCACGGTCTTCCTGCTCGGCGACTCCACTGTGGCCGACCAGTCGCAGGAGCCCTATGCCAGCTGGGGTCAGATGCTGACCGCGCTGTTCAAGCCGACCGTGGCCGTGGCCAACCATGCGGAGTCCGGCGAGACCTACCGCGATTCGCTTGCGCGGCGCCGGCTGGACAAGATCCTGTCCGCTCTGAAGCCCGGCGACACCGTGCTCCTGCAGTTCGGCCACAACGACCAGAAGCAGCAGCGCGATGGCAGCGGCAATGCGTCCACCTATCAGGCCGAGTTGCGCCGCCATGTGCAGGCCGTGCGCGAGCGCGGCGGCGTGCCCGTGGTGATGTCGTCCATGGAGCGCCGTGGCTTCGATGAGCAGGGCCGCATCAAGCCCAGCCTGATCGAGTACGCCAATGCGGCGCGTGAAGTCGCCGTCGAGATGAAGGCCGCCTTCATCGACCTGAACGCGATGAGCAAGACCATGTACGAGAGCCTGGGCGTCGAGCGGACCCAGCTGGCCCATCCGATGAACAGCGGCAAGCTCGACAACACCCACCACAACAACTACGGCAGCTACCAGTTGGCCCGCCTGGTGGCCTTGGGTTTGAAGCAGGCCGGCGTGCCGGTGGCGGCCCAGTTGCGCGACGACCTGGGTTCCATAGACCCGGCCAAGCCGCCAGCGCCCGAGTCGTTCAGAATCGCGCCCAGCCCTGGATTCACAAATCTGCGCCCGCTGGGCGACTGA
- a CDS encoding serine hydrolase domain-containing protein yields MKNKLLLSALSITLLALGPGLATAEAPSKKAPASTVNAAGFSPERLKRLDAAIEEQIAQKQLAGAVMYVARDGKPVVFKAFGQQDIENGKAMRTDAIFRIASMSKALTSVAAMMLYEEGRFLLKDPVAKYIPSFAKVQVAVPAPAGSDQPYLLEKPRRALTIRDLLRHTAGMSYGGGPAAAAYKQAGMTDWYILGKDETLEQWTDRLAALPLQSHPGEQWIYGYATDVLGRLVEVVSGMPLDRFIKQRITDPLAMVDTHFWLPPEKAARLANVYGLENGQLKLMETAGKSDFIHGPRKLVSGGAGMLSTTADYTRFLQMLLNKGELDGQRLLAPKTVELMTANHSDDLYRKAGSMDADGFGVGFWVNGKPGAFGDLGSEGAFGWGSAYFPQYTVDPKERLIILMMTQLKPAGTSTLHLRVKALTYQALMR; encoded by the coding sequence ATGAAGAACAAGCTTCTGCTCTCCGCCCTGTCGATTACCCTGCTGGCCCTGGGGCCAGGTCTTGCCACAGCGGAAGCGCCGAGCAAGAAGGCGCCTGCTTCCACGGTCAACGCCGCCGGCTTCTCGCCCGAGCGGCTCAAGCGCCTGGATGCCGCCATCGAGGAGCAGATCGCGCAGAAGCAGCTGGCCGGTGCCGTGATGTATGTGGCCCGCGACGGCAAGCCGGTGGTGTTCAAGGCCTTCGGCCAGCAGGACATCGAGAACGGCAAGGCCATGCGCACAGATGCGATCTTCCGCATCGCCTCGATGAGCAAGGCCCTGACCTCGGTGGCTGCCATGATGCTGTACGAGGAAGGCCGCTTCCTGCTCAAGGACCCGGTCGCCAAGTACATCCCGTCCTTTGCCAAGGTGCAGGTGGCCGTGCCGGCGCCGGCCGGGTCGGACCAGCCTTATCTGCTGGAGAAGCCCCGGCGGGCCTTGACCATCCGCGACCTGCTGCGCCACACGGCCGGCATGAGCTACGGCGGCGGCCCGGCCGCGGCGGCCTACAAGCAGGCCGGCATGACCGACTGGTACATCCTCGGCAAGGACGAGACGCTGGAGCAATGGACCGATCGCCTGGCCGCCCTGCCCCTGCAGTCCCATCCCGGCGAGCAGTGGATCTACGGCTATGCCACCGACGTGCTGGGTCGCCTGGTCGAGGTGGTGTCCGGCATGCCGCTGGACCGCTTCATCAAGCAACGCATCACCGATCCGCTGGCCATGGTCGACACGCATTTCTGGCTGCCGCCGGAGAAGGCGGCGCGGCTGGCCAATGTCTACGGCCTCGAGAACGGCCAGCTCAAGCTGATGGAGACCGCCGGCAAGAGCGACTTCATCCATGGCCCGCGCAAGCTGGTCTCGGGCGGCGCCGGCATGCTCTCGACCACGGCCGACTACACCCGCTTCCTGCAGATGCTCCTGAACAAGGGCGAGCTGGACGGCCAGCGTCTGCTGGCGCCCAAGACCGTGGAACTGATGACGGCCAACCATTCGGACGATCTCTACCGCAAGGCCGGCTCCATGGATGCCGACGGCTTCGGCGTGGGCTTCTGGGTCAACGGCAAGCCCGGCGCCTTCGGCGACCTGGGCAGCGAAGGCGCTTTCGGTTGGGGCAGCGCCTATTTCCCGCAGTACACGGTCGACCCCAAGGAGCGGCTGATCATCCTGATGATGACCCAGCTGAAACCGGCGGGCACCAGCACCCTGCACCTGCGAGTCAAGGCGCTGACGTATCAGGCGCTGATGCGCTGA
- a CDS encoding MIP/aquaporin family protein — protein MTKISLQRRLAAELLGTALLLAVVIGSGVMAERLSGGNVALALLANTLATVGGLYVLIEVFGPVSGAHFNPAVSAVMAWRGELSRSALLPYLLAQLIGAVLGAWLAHAMFELPLAQFSTKLRAGQGQWIAEGVATFGLLLVILRAPAGRAAAMVAAYIGAAYWFTASTSFANPAAVVGRMFSDSFAGIAPASAPAFIVAELLGAILALGVDRWFSASAPDTSAP, from the coding sequence ATGACGAAGATTTCTCTGCAGCGCCGGCTGGCGGCCGAGCTGCTGGGCACGGCCCTGCTGTTGGCGGTGGTGATCGGCTCGGGCGTGATGGCCGAGCGATTGAGCGGCGGCAATGTCGCCCTGGCCTTGTTGGCCAACACCTTGGCGACCGTGGGCGGGCTCTATGTGCTGATCGAGGTCTTCGGGCCGGTCAGCGGCGCGCATTTCAATCCGGCGGTCAGCGCCGTCATGGCCTGGCGTGGCGAGTTGTCGCGGTCTGCCTTGCTGCCCTATCTGCTGGCGCAGCTGATCGGCGCGGTGCTGGGGGCCTGGCTGGCCCATGCGATGTTCGAGCTGCCGCTCGCGCAGTTCTCGACCAAGCTGCGTGCAGGACAGGGGCAATGGATCGCCGAGGGCGTAGCCACCTTCGGCCTCTTGCTGGTGATCCTGCGCGCGCCGGCCGGCCGTGCAGCGGCCATGGTGGCGGCCTACATTGGCGCGGCCTACTGGTTCACCGCCTCGACCTCGTTCGCCAATCCGGCCGCGGTGGTCGGCCGGATGTTCAGCGACAGCTTCGCCGGCATTGCACCGGCCAGCGCGCCGGCCTTCATCGTGGCGGAACTGCTGGGCGCGATCCTGGCCTTGGGGGTGGATCGCTGGTTCAGCGCATCAGCGCCTGATACGTCAGCGCCTTGA
- a CDS encoding arsenate reductase ArsC, translating to MRFNVLILCTHNSARSVLAEGMLNHLARKAGKAVRAFSAGSAPSGRLNPFALEALTKAGVDIDGYRSKSWDEFTGAEAPPLSLVITVCDSAAAEQCPVFFGGQGQPVKVHWGYPDPSNAEGGDEGKRRAFELTRQAIGYRMLQLLELPLERLTPAELRQALVEIAQS from the coding sequence ATGAGATTCAACGTTCTGATCCTCTGCACCCACAACTCCGCCCGCAGCGTGCTGGCCGAAGGCATGCTCAACCACCTGGCGCGCAAAGCGGGCAAGGCGGTGCGAGCCTTCAGCGCTGGCAGCGCGCCGAGCGGCCGGCTCAATCCGTTCGCGCTGGAGGCGTTGACGAAAGCCGGCGTGGACATCGACGGCTACCGCAGCAAGAGCTGGGACGAGTTCACCGGCGCCGAGGCGCCGCCGCTGTCCCTGGTCATCACCGTCTGCGACAGCGCCGCGGCCGAGCAATGCCCGGTGTTCTTTGGCGGCCAGGGCCAGCCGGTCAAGGTCCACTGGGGCTATCCAGATCCTTCGAATGCCGAGGGCGGTGACGAGGGCAAACGGCGGGCCTTCGAGCTCACCCGCCAGGCCATCGGCTACCGGATGCTGCAGTTGCTTGAGCTGCCGCTGGAGCGTCTGACGCCGGCCGAGCTGCGGCAGGCCCTGGTCGAGATAGCGCAGAGCTGA
- a CDS encoding ArsI/CadI family heavy metal resistance metalloenzyme, with product MKRFHVHAHVEDLQASIAFYSALFGAVPTRHEADYAKWMLDDPRINFAISTRGGKPGVDHLGLQADDEQELAELKARARAADLALQDEGETTCCYARSDKYWLTDPQGIAWEQFHTLSDVPVYSESRVEKAEAGSACCAAASQSATKACC from the coding sequence ATGAAACGCTTCCATGTCCACGCCCACGTCGAAGACCTGCAGGCCAGCATCGCCTTCTATTCCGCTCTGTTCGGCGCAGTGCCGACGCGGCACGAGGCCGACTACGCCAAGTGGATGCTGGATGATCCGCGCATCAACTTCGCAATCTCCACGCGCGGTGGCAAGCCGGGCGTCGATCACCTGGGACTGCAGGCCGACGACGAGCAGGAGCTGGCCGAGCTGAAGGCCCGCGCCCGGGCGGCAGATCTGGCCCTGCAGGACGAAGGCGAAACCACCTGCTGCTATGCCCGCAGCGACAAGTACTGGCTGACCGACCCGCAGGGCATCGCCTGGGAGCAGTTCCATACGCTGAGTGACGTGCCGGTCTACAGCGAATCCCGCGTCGAGAAGGCTGAAGCCGGATCGGCCTGCTGTGCGGCCGCTTCCCAATCGGCGACCAAGGCCTGCTGCTGA
- a CDS encoding metalloregulator ArsR/SmtB family transcription factor: MDEIEAVKALAALAQPLRLQVFRALVVVGEAGLTPGAIQEGLGVPAATLSFHLKELVNAGLVTQERASRNLIYRAAYERMNGLLAYLTENCCQGQACEAAPDGGKSCC; encoded by the coding sequence ATGGATGAAATCGAAGCCGTCAAAGCACTGGCCGCGCTGGCCCAGCCACTGCGCCTGCAGGTGTTTCGGGCCCTGGTCGTCGTCGGCGAAGCGGGTCTGACGCCGGGGGCGATCCAGGAGGGCCTGGGCGTTCCGGCCGCCACCTTGTCCTTCCACCTGAAGGAGCTGGTCAACGCCGGCCTGGTCACCCAGGAACGCGCCAGCCGCAACCTGATCTACCGGGCGGCCTATGAGCGGATGAACGGCCTGCTCGCCTACCTGACCGAGAACTGCTGCCAGGGCCAGGCCTGCGAGGCCGCACCCGATGGCGGCAAGTCGTGCTGCTGA
- a CDS encoding acyltransferase yields the protein MSQHPSQHPAQRLPGLDLLRSIAILWVMLFHSFVVGGLDADWQWLSRFGWAGVDIFFVLSGFLIGSQLLQPLARGEPLGFAGFYARRAWRILPAFAVMLLLYQVPQLREEPHIEPWWKFATFTLNLTIDYGLNAAFSHAWSLCVEEHFYLLFPLLAAGLMRRPSARKTVALFVGLVLLGIALRAGIWLHDTATQPQRPWFIEDLYYPSWTRLDGLLVGVMLACLRVFRPALWSRLQARANLALVAGLILLTLALLLFRERTGLAANAVGWPLLSLGFGALVLSASDTRGLLGRWTVPGVGWIATISYSLYLSHKMAMTLAQQWLLPLLPPLPSLANFAIYCAAVLAGGALLHYGVERPGLHWRDARARARATAGPAMTLGMH from the coding sequence ATGTCCCAGCACCCGTCACAGCACCCGGCGCAGCGCCTCCCCGGCCTCGACCTGCTCCGCAGCATCGCCATCCTTTGGGTGATGCTGTTCCATTCCTTCGTGGTCGGCGGCCTGGATGCCGACTGGCAATGGCTGTCGCGCTTCGGCTGGGCCGGGGTGGACATCTTCTTCGTGCTCAGCGGCTTCCTGATCGGTTCGCAGCTCTTGCAACCGCTCGCGCGTGGCGAGCCGCTGGGCTTTGCCGGCTTCTATGCGCGCCGGGCCTGGCGCATCCTGCCGGCCTTTGCCGTCATGCTGCTGCTCTACCAGGTGCCGCAGTTGCGTGAGGAACCCCATATCGAACCTTGGTGGAAGTTCGCCACGTTCACGCTGAACCTGACGATCGACTACGGCCTGAACGCCGCCTTCTCCCATGCCTGGTCGCTGTGCGTGGAGGAGCATTTCTACCTGCTGTTCCCGCTGCTGGCGGCGGGGCTGATGCGCAGGCCCTCGGCGCGCAAGACCGTGGCCCTTTTCGTCGGTCTGGTGCTGCTGGGCATCGCTCTGCGCGCCGGCATCTGGCTGCACGACACCGCGACTCAACCGCAGCGGCCCTGGTTCATCGAAGACCTTTATTACCCCAGCTGGACGCGGCTGGACGGCCTGCTGGTCGGCGTGATGCTGGCCTGCCTGCGGGTGTTCAGGCCGGCCCTGTGGTCGCGGCTGCAAGCGCGGGCCAACCTGGCACTGGTCGCTGGCCTGATCTTGCTCACGCTGGCGCTGCTGCTGTTCCGCGAGCGCACCGGCCTGGCGGCCAATGCCGTCGGTTGGCCGCTGCTGTCGCTGGGCTTCGGCGCCCTGGTGCTGTCGGCCAGCGATACGCGAGGCCTGCTCGGCCGCTGGACCGTTCCGGGTGTCGGCTGGATAGCCACCATCTCCTACAGCCTCTACCTGAGCCACAAGATGGCCATGACCCTGGCCCAGCAGTGGCTGCTGCCCCTGCTGCCGCCGCTGCCCAGCCTGGCGAACTTCGCGATCTATTGCGCGGCGGTCCTGGCCGGCGGCGCCTTGCTGCACTACGGTGTCGAGCGGCCGGGGCTGCACTGGCGCGATGCACGAGCCCGTGCCCGGGCGACCGCGGGGCCGGCCATGACCTTGGGCATGCACTAG
- a CDS encoding DUF2798 domain-containing protein, which produces MLPARLAPLLFSLILSGLMSLLVSGISTWRAFGLGPNFAGHWSSAWLSGWLFAFPAVMLVAPLTRRLVERLTVKR; this is translated from the coding sequence ATGCTGCCCGCCCGATTGGCTCCCTTGCTGTTCAGCCTGATCCTGTCCGGCCTGATGTCGCTGCTGGTGTCGGGCATCTCGACCTGGCGCGCCTTCGGCCTGGGGCCGAATTTCGCCGGCCATTGGAGCTCCGCCTGGCTCAGCGGCTGGCTGTTCGCCTTCCCGGCCGTGATGCTGGTGGCGCCGCTGACCCGACGCCTGGTCGAGCGGCTGACGGTGAAGCGCTAA
- a CDS encoding flavodoxin family protein, with protein MNPKQLAVIYHSGHGHTEHIARQVQLGAQQAGDARVELIKAESLIARPDDLQAYDGFILGSPTYLGGVSGVFKSFMDATGRLWRQQALKGRLAAGFTVSSLPAGDKQSTLQSMFTFCMQHGMLWVGNPILPEQHSGVAYEEAANRLGSWSGLMAQAGHASPADSFAPGDIKTARMFGLNFAETLRRVGQPA; from the coding sequence ATGAATCCCAAGCAACTCGCGGTGATCTATCACAGCGGCCACGGCCACACCGAGCACATCGCCCGCCAGGTCCAGCTCGGCGCGCAGCAAGCCGGCGATGCCCGGGTCGAGCTGATCAAGGCCGAGAGCCTGATCGCGCGGCCCGACGATCTGCAGGCCTACGACGGCTTCATCCTCGGCTCGCCCACCTACCTCGGCGGCGTGTCGGGCGTGTTCAAGAGCTTCATGGACGCCACCGGCCGGCTGTGGCGCCAGCAGGCGCTGAAAGGCCGGCTGGCGGCGGGCTTCACCGTGTCTTCGCTGCCGGCCGGCGACAAGCAGTCCACGCTTCAGTCCATGTTCACCTTCTGCATGCAGCACGGCATGCTGTGGGTCGGCAACCCCATCCTGCCCGAGCAGCACAGCGGCGTGGCCTATGAGGAAGCGGCCAATCGCCTGGGTTCCTGGTCGGGCCTGATGGCCCAGGCCGGCCATGCTTCTCCGGCCGATTCGTTTGCGCCGGGCGACATCAAGACCGCGCGCATGTTCGGACTGAATTTCGCCGAGACGCTGCGGCGCGTCGGCCAGCCGGCCTGA
- a CDS encoding DUF2938 domain-containing protein — MTHSLSLDFGIRIVLIGLGATAVLDLWLLLLNRLGVATQPFALIGRWVGHLWRGRVHHPAIAKAETIQGEALLGWLTHYAVGVVFAVLLAGAVDPQWMNAPTLLPAFALGVATVLAPFCLMQPAMGAGFAASKTPTPWKNRLKSLANHAVFGLGLFVSALALQQLAPLFPQS; from the coding sequence ATGACCCATTCACTCAGCCTGGATTTCGGCATCCGCATCGTCCTGATCGGACTGGGCGCCACGGCCGTCCTGGACCTCTGGCTGTTGCTCCTGAACCGGCTCGGCGTGGCGACCCAGCCGTTCGCGCTGATAGGCCGCTGGGTCGGCCACTTGTGGCGCGGCCGTGTGCACCACCCGGCGATTGCAAAGGCTGAGACTATCCAGGGCGAAGCGCTGCTGGGCTGGCTGACGCATTACGCAGTGGGCGTGGTCTTCGCAGTCCTGCTGGCCGGGGCCGTCGATCCGCAATGGATGAACGCGCCCACGCTGCTGCCGGCTTTTGCCCTTGGTGTTGCCACGGTGCTCGCGCCGTTCTGCCTGATGCAGCCGGCCATGGGCGCCGGCTTCGCTGCCTCGAAGACGCCCACGCCCTGGAAGAACCGGCTCAAGAGCCTGGCCAACCACGCGGTCTTCGGCCTCGGCCTCTTCGTCTCGGCGCTGGCCCTTCAGCAGCTCGCGCCCCTGTTTCCCCAATCCTGA
- a CDS encoding helix-turn-helix domain-containing protein, which yields MDISEVAKRAGIAASALRYYEKKGLIASLGPEGARRQFAPAVLDQLALIALGQAAGLSLDEIQAMLAPGGAPNIDRRLLASKAEEIEQTISHLQAVARGLRHAAACPAPSHAECPTFRRLLKAAASGALDRRREGPAAMPAARPRKPNSRSRA from the coding sequence ATGGATATTTCTGAAGTCGCCAAGCGGGCCGGCATCGCCGCCTCGGCCCTGCGCTACTACGAGAAGAAGGGCCTGATCGCCTCGCTGGGCCCCGAGGGCGCGCGCCGGCAGTTCGCTCCGGCCGTGCTCGACCAGTTGGCCCTGATCGCCCTGGGCCAGGCGGCCGGCCTCTCGCTGGACGAGATCCAGGCCATGCTCGCGCCCGGCGGCGCGCCCAATATCGACCGGCGCCTGCTGGCCAGCAAGGCCGAGGAGATCGAGCAGACCATCAGCCATCTGCAGGCCGTGGCCCGCGGCCTGCGCCATGCGGCCGCCTGCCCGGCGCCCAGCCATGCCGAATGTCCGACCTTTAGGCGGCTGCTCAAGGCGGCGGCCTCCGGAGCGCTGGACCGCCGGCGCGAAGGTCCTGCCGCGATGCCAGCCGCCCGGCCCAGGAAGCCAAACAGCCGGTCGCGCGCCTAG